Genomic window (Festucalex cinctus isolate MCC-2025b chromosome 7, RoL_Fcin_1.0, whole genome shotgun sequence):
ACTCAAATGACGTTGCCTGGTGGTAACAAAAATGTTAATCCACAATAAAATTATTACAGAAAGAGACAGagggaaaaataatgacgtcacgTAATGTTGACTTGACTCCCACCGAAGATGAAAGACGCGCGTCCACGTGTTGACTAAtcccattgttttgttttaattgatgCTCAGTGGCCATTAATAAAGAGTTTAATTGAGGATGACACTGTAATGAAGAGTTAATCATCTCTTCCTGGGTGGTTACAGCACCATGCTGGGCATGAGCCAAATGAAACTGATACGGTGCCGTGCTGTGTTCAGGAGCCTCTGCTCGAAATGAGGGATAGATGTGCAGGCCCGGTGTCTATTCCCAGCGAAtagtatttactgtatttacaaaTCACTTTTACTATATCTAGGTAGCCCTGTAAACAAAGAAAACGACTTTAATGTGTGCGTCAAACCTTCAATATTGTCAATGTCCTACCACATTTGAACGCAACACCATGACgcgactttttttcttcttttatatCTACTTCGGCCGCTTGGTGTCGCTACAAATCCTAAAAGTGGCATCCGAACCGGAAGCGCGAGAGCTAACTCCCAATCGGATCATCTTGCGCCCAAccgaacacaaacacacacgcgcacgcgctaGCGTATGCTGCGCTCGGACCACCCCCCGACCACTGTAGGACGCGAACCGGGCGGGCGAGCATGTAGACGCGGCTGTCTTGAGCCGGAGCCTCGGATAAAGGCTGATAGCTCGTCAACACATCCGCACCAAAAACCGGTACCGTCGAGCATGGGTCGACTGCGGAGGAGAGCTTGCGTGGCTCTCTTTCTCTTCACGCTCTTCATGTTCGGTGCCATGATGGCACTCCGGACCCTCAAGACCGGGGACGGCTTGTCGGATCTGGTTCCCAACACGCTGCACCGGCGCGCCGCACAGCGGACCTCGTCGACTTCCTCGCCCGGCCGCCAGCGCCCCAAAGCGGCCGCGGCGTCCAATTCGGGTCCGGAGGGGAGCATCTTCGACGACGTGCACATCTTCTACTACGCGTGGTACGGAACCCCGCAGGCGGACGGCAAGTTCGTGCACTGGGACCACGTTCTGGTGCCTCACTGGGACCCGAAGATCGCGTCCAGCTACCCGCGGGGGAGGCACATGCCGCCGGAGGACATTGGCTCCAGTTTCTACCCGGAGCTCGGGCCGTACAGCTCCAGGGACCCGGACGTGCTGGAGTCCCACATGGAGCAGATCGCGGCTTCGGCGGCAGGTAGAAATTAAGGGCAGGTGGGGGGGAAGCAATCAAATTGAGTAATTCAGTAGATTTTCAGTTATCTGTATTTCAATATTTTACTAACAGATAATTACTTGTAGTTAAGAGCAGGTGTCAGAAGTAACCAAGTAAAAATACTTTCACTACTGCTTGTACTTAAGTAGATTTTTTTCAGGCGTCCATACTCTTTATTATGACGGGTTTGAGTGCACGGTTGTGAAGTAATCAAGTATGAATATGAATACTTATAGTTACTGCACTTGAGTTGATTATCGGTATACTCGAGTATTCATATTTGTGACGACTTTTTATTTTGACTCCCCCATTTAAAAGCAGATATCTACGgcatacttttattttatatttatatttacttataGAAAATAAGCTTAGTCTACTTTTTCAACCTCTGAGGATGACGGGGTATTTTTATGCAATTGACAGTAAAATTAATTTTACTTACGTATGTGAAGGGGTCACAATTGAGTTGTGGCACCACAAGTTAAGGAAAATACTAAAACGTAAAATTATTGACGTTTTTTGGACGTTTAATTGCAAATCTAAGGAACTCTTAGTGCGAGCAATAATCCAGCACCACGGACAGCGCCATATACTCGTGTGACAGCTGGAGtcactaaaaaatatattgtttgtgcatatttttCTATGTACAGTggcaatttaaagggatacttgacttatttagccatttttggcagtcaaacattaatattttgccgaaaataaatgtgatattttcagtatttttcatgtacaattagtacctttaaaaacaaattttgcaacttgcgatcgactgaaaatgacatcacaagggctcaggtaaccaatcacagctcagcttgtgaatgtcacatgaccaaacctagaaaacaggtgagctgtgattggttacctgagcccttgtgatgtcattttcagtcgatagcaagttgcaaaatgtgttttgaaaggtattaattgtatgtgaaaaataatgaaagtatcaaattaattatagacaaaatattaacattttattgctataatgggctaaataagtgaagtatctctttaagtttTTCTACTGTAATGAATTAGTGGCCACCCCCTctcaatttttttgtaatgtgttttgcAGTAAGTTAAATAGCACTGTACTTTACTGTACAGAAATACTCAGATTAAAATagaatctaaataaataaacgtaatTTTCAATTATCTTTACTTTTGGGAACCGAGCAtctactggggaaaaaaaacacgaacCCCCCATTTACTGTTCTTGTGATCAGCCCCAAACCAtgtttattacaaaaatattcctTAGGCGGCATTCTAATGGCACAACTCTGTCCCTAGTGAGCATTCTTTACTTTATAATGGCATTTAGGTTGCGGTGTGCCTAATGTTATGTCCAGTTTGCTCAAATATTAATGCTTGTTTGCGGCACAGCTACCCCAAGAGACACCAGAATCCTCGGTGTCCAGTAACAGCCCACGCGGCTACTGTTCTTGTGCACTTAATCAACCCCAAATGTTTGTACCTGGGGGAGGTTACGGTACACCGCCGCTTTAAGACGACCTCTGGCCATCTGTCCGCCTGAGGAGGTAAAAGTGCAGACAGATTGGACGCAACACAATCCGCTTAATAAGACACTAGAGGCGGAAAGGCGTCAAAATAGTTTCAGTTCTTTAGATGAGTGATACTACAGAGGAGAATTCAATACGTCAAGTTGACTTGAGGGAATTGTGACCACCGCCATACATCACGAGGCAGTTAGTTAAAAGGCATTTAAGATGATTAATAAACACAAATGTCAACAACTTCCAACTAAGGATATTATTAATTCACCCATTATGGAATCACATTTTCACCAACTAGTACAGTTGAGTAGAAGTGGGAACcactggctacctcacgatacgatacaataGATACGATACGATAAGCGATACAAGTCTcatgataacgattatctcacgatatgacgataccacaattatcgatatattgctcaggtaataaatccacgataagctatgataaaactaatcataaaataataatctaaataataaaataattcataatattataaaaataatagaaatacatataatacaaatacttataatatataaatatatactatatataaaatataataataataaataatatatataataataagaatttttaaaaaactaagctACTGAGTCTTCTTCTCCTGAAGACTTCCatacatttccccaccacttTTGTGAGGCGCTCCCctctagtggcccaccaagtaatcgctcaataagtcatgaacaatggagccgttgtcGTGGCTGTGtatgaactacaaatatcgcggtACTTGTGtcgacgtatcgataatctgtCAGGGGACAAAATATCCtgatttatcacgatatcgatatatcgtcacacactTGAGTTCATCCTGGTACACTATAAGATATAAGAGAAGATAAGCCAAGCTATGCTAACTTTATGTGTATTGTATCTTTAATTCAGGGACTCATGACACTAAGTTACGTATGTTACAAGAATgaagtatattttttaaaaggtatatTTTCAAAAGTAGTAATAATTTTATACTAATAAAGTTGTGTAAATACTGGTTCAACTGAAATGTATTGCACACAAAAGTGAGACAAACATTTTGCTAAACTGGATTTAGGCAGTAATCCTTTCAcgtgccactagagggagccatcGTACCTCTAGTAGTACACATACCACACTTTGGGAGATGATGTCACTCTAAGTCTGAAGGTTTTGCGTCCACACGTCTGCAGGAGTTTTGGCGCTGTCCTGGTATCCTCCTGGCATGGCTGATGACAACGGGGAACCCACTGAAGATTTCGTACCGTCCATACTCGACGCTGCATATAGACACAATCTCAAGGTAAGAACAAAATCAACACGCACATTCGATGGCTACTTAGTGCCATTTATCActttaaaataatttgatttaaaCGGACAGGACAGTCCAGGACGACGATGTCATCACAGGTGTTGCTTGTTATCTCAACCCGGTTAACCGGTCAAGGCAGAGGGCCAACCCCTCACCAAAATCTCCAATCTGGTCGAGGGAGATTTTGTTTTGCGcacgtgttttttgttgtcctgGTCCTGCtccatatggaggaccaaaactgccaaaattcgaaataaataaatgacgaaataaatgactaaaagtgaaaataaaaatcaatataaaaaaatataattcaaaagttatatcttaaaaattaatataaatggaaataaatacgtttttttattttcacttgtagtcatgtatttatctatttatttagtcattgatttatttctttatttatttagtcatttatttattttgaattttgaccattttgggccgtactgccaagtcgaaatgttattcaaatgaggaggcggtcctaagcgtTTCTTAGGCtggactccaccgttgcaaacagcctgtcattggtcgagtgagcagctcggcgaacaaggaagtcccGCCGGATTTGCAATGGAGagttccagcaatggacgacgatcgtgtccactgtctgctctcacttgttgtctaacaactcaagtcgcaagttgaggtgacaggtGGACAcatcgtcgtccattgctggagctctccactgtaagccggcgagacttctttgttcgccgagctgctcactcgaccaatgacaggctgtttgcaacggtggagtccaaccTGAGACACGCTTAAGAccgcccccctcatttgaaaaacatttcgacttggcaatacggcccaaaattcaaaataaatacaaaactaaataaatgactaaataaataaatgacaaaataaataaataaacgactaaataaatagataaataaatgacaaaataaataaataaataaatacatgactaaaagtgaaaataaaaacatatttatttccatttatatttatttttttagatataattttcgaattatatttttatattgatttttatttttacttttagtcatttatttatttggaattttgacacttttggtccTGCATAGCTCCAGACTGAATATACGGTAAAGCGCCTtgagacaactttttttttgaggagGGTGAATTGGCACTTTGCAAAGAATTGCTGTGAATGCAAATCTTGCGTGGGCATCTCGAGGGTTTGCGGTGGTGGTGACATTTCCAGGACTTGGGGGAAGGACAcgggtcaaaaaacaaaacaaaaaaaaaactgctgctgCAGTCAGTCACCGTCGGGACTCAACGTCCGTACGAGCTGAGCGACGGCAGACCAATTGCCAATTAGGTCGGAAAATAAGCGGCGGGAACATGCGGGCGAGCGGTGGCCATATTGAAGGCTTATGAAAATTTAAAACCGGGCAAAAGGGAGCGCTTGATGACGTGAATTAACTCACGAGACATATTTGAACTGCGCGTTTAAGTTgatatgctgtttaaaaaagcTTCTCgaagcacctgtgtttttctttctgtgACATGCACAAGGAGGACAAAAGACAAGACGGGCTTGTACGGGTTTTCGAATGTCGAAACAAGCGGCGTTAATAATGCAACGCTACACATAAAGACAATCATCCGGCTGACAAGCAAAGTGGACTCAACAAATTCTCTTGAGACATACTCGACTGCACAAAGTCTTAGTCTTACATTTCATAAgtg
Coding sequences:
- the maneal gene encoding glycoprotein endo-alpha-1,2-mannosidase-like protein, producing the protein MLRSDHPPTTVGREPGGRACRRGCLEPEPRIKADSSSTHPHQKPVPSSMGRLRRRACVALFLFTLFMFGAMMALRTLKTGDGLSDLVPNTLHRRAAQRTSSTSSPGRQRPKAAAASNSGPEGSIFDDVHIFYYAWYGTPQADGKFVHWDHVLVPHWDPKIASSYPRGRHMPPEDIGSSFYPELGPYSSRDPDVLESHMEQIAASAAGVLALSWYPPGMADDNGEPTEDFVPSILDAAYRHNLKVAFHIQPYRGRNEQSVLDNVKYIIDRYGDHAAFYKFTSSTGKSLPLFYIYDSYLTPAESWSQLLTPGGSRSLRDSAYDGVFVALIVEERHKQDIAAGGFDGMYTYFASNGFSFGSSHQNWKAVKSFCDDNDLLFVPSVGPGYVDTSVRPWNSHSTRNRVNGRYYETALQAALDVRPEVLAITSFNEWHEGTQIERAVPKKTATRVYLDYRPHGPQHYLELTRRWAEKFNKEKEQWLM